CCAGGCCGAGCTTGTTCTGAACCACCTCGGCGCCGGGACGGAACGACAGGGCCTCGTTGTACTTTTCGATGGCTTCTGCATAGCGCGATTCCGAGAAGAGCTTATCGCCAGCCACGAGCGCTGCCGAAAACGCATGATCCACTAGATCGACGTCGATCGGTGTCGTTCTATCGGGTTGCACGTCGAGCGTCGAAGTCCATTCCCCGTACTTCGGATGAACGAGACGAACCACGCGCTGACCGGCGTCGACCAGTTCGACGCTCCCGACCTGCGTCGACCGCTGGATGAGTGTTCCATCCACATAAAGTTCAGCCCCGGCCTCCGACAGGTATTCGACTCGCCCCTTCATACGCGCGAGTACGGCGTGAAACGGCGTCTGAATGGACGGCATGACGTTCAGCTCGGTCTCGTACGGCACGTACCCCTCTCTCTGCATCGTCACACGTGCCTTGCCGATGACAAGATCTGTTATGGTCAGCGGAGTTTCGCCAACTGCCCTGTCATTCAGGAACACTGATGCTCCCGATGGCTCGGATGTCACTACGATGGCGCCCGTTGAGGGCGTATCCTCCTGAACCTCGCGAACGGGAGTAGACCGGCGTTCCGGAGTCACGTCATCGATAGCTGCAGTGGCCTGAGGTGACGTCTCGCGAGCACCATCCGTATTTCGAGTTCTCGTAGTTGACCGATCGACTGGTTCAACCTCGGCCACGGACGAGGATGACCCCTCCGGC
The Rhodothermales bacterium DNA segment above includes these coding regions:
- a CDS encoding TonB family protein — its product is GITVARGLQAVSLKKSDFVSVDTMLEIGGSPSLYFELEADPSTQLAYEIDVPEGSSSSVAEVEPVDRSTTRTRNTDGARETSPQATAAIDDVTPERRSTPVREVQEDTPSTGAIVVTSEPSGASVFLNDRAVGETPLTITDLVIGKARVTMQREGYVPYETELNVMPSIQTPFHAVLARMKGRVEYLSEAGAELYVDGTLIQRSTQVGSVELVDAGQRVVRLVHPKYGEWTSTLDVQPDRTTPIDVDLVDHAFSAALVAGDKLFSESRYAEAIEKYNEALSFRPGAEVVQNKLGLAAKGMTESGIPSADESGVYTVVDAAPQLIGGLEALHAHVDYPEEAYNAGVQGRVYVQFVVDENGRAQDLKIAKGLPMGCNDAAIRAIQRAKFTPGLVDRLPVKSRMTLFVNFAIN